The Pleurodeles waltl isolate 20211129_DDA chromosome 7, aPleWal1.hap1.20221129, whole genome shotgun sequence genome includes a region encoding these proteins:
- the LOC138246626 gene encoding interferon-inducible GTPase 5-like: protein MSRPEMYDDVLNVLKAHYQERGFTSGVSQVEALQAASKALQYSIAVIGEQGVGKSTLVDALRKYEKQYSESDLPSFFSGGTGSSEPAGHVYPTFPNVVIWDLPGYSPSVQPAAYLKDINLQNYNILLLCVAGPVTENHLQLLKAFKQKGKTWYVARSQVDLAVHTCKRRLRGRYTLEDTLQELRKSCTQALEKAGLGPDRVFLVSGLEHEKYDFAKLEDALERDILSVKRNLEENVDGSVWWSEERLQQFYTACDAGGLVDLPVLLQSALDMPINIRLDIGVVGEVGSGKSAFINAVRDLTLTEGDEAETGVIETTWKPTAFPHPEVPNVYIWDLPGFGTTELPIELYLKHLHLERYGFFIIVASERYKHTHSCLVKAITELGKKFFLVRNKIDSDLEASQKQRGAGTTDAGTVQEKVRQSYLDALKKDVVGESQVFLVSSLDPHKFDMPQLRGALVQQIPDLKKQVLLRSIPAIIFQVVRWKRKKLVKDACGKALQICLYAIEKPGREAIDTVVSTLSDYAAGFGLDESSREVVAHATGKSPEDLQSEIRCPLVKAIDPTQITKLVSAPVPIASLVWNYMPYWGKASGSAGISLELTYKLLKDTIWDMAEDAERVLRKAYDLS from the exons ATGTCGCGGCCGGAGATGTATGATGATGTGCTCAacgtgctgaaggcccactatcaGGAGAGAGGTTTCACCAGTGGCGTGTCCCAGGTCGAGGCCTTGCAAGCCGCCTCCAAAGCGCTCCAGTACAGCATCGCTGTGATTGGGGAGCAGGGAGTGGGGAAGTCAACCCTTGTTGATGCCCTGCGAAAGTATGAGAAGCAATATAGTGAAAGTGATCTGCCCAGTTTCTTCAGTGGTGGCACTGGGAGCTCAGAGCCAGCAGGGCATGTGTACCCAACATTCCCCAATGTTGTCATCTGGGATCTGCCAGGCTATAGCCCCTCTGTTCAACCTGCTGCGTATCTCAAGGACATCAACTTGCAAAACTACAACATCTTGCTGCTTTGTGTGGCAGGGCCCGTGACCGAAAACCACCTGCAGCTCCTCAAAGCCTTCAAGCAGAAGGGCAAGACCTGGTACGTGGCGCGCTCCCAGGTGGACCTGGCCGTGCACACATGCAAGCGGCGCTTGAGAGGTCGATATACATTAGAAGACACGCTGCAGGAACTCCGCAAGTCTTGCACCCAGGCACTGGAGAAGGCAGGCCTGGGACCTGACCGGGTCTTTCTAGTGTCAGGTCTGGAGCACGAAAAGTATGACTTTGCCAAGCTGGAAGATGCTCTGGAGAGAGACATTCTCAGCGTAAAAAG AAACCTTGAAGAGAATGTGGATGGCTCCGTGTGGTGGAGTGAAGAGAGGCTGCAGCAGTTCTACACAGCGTGCGATGCCGGTGGGCTGGTCGACCTCCCTGTGCTTCTTCAGTCTGCCCTGGACATGCCGATCAATATCcgactggacattggtgtggttGGGGAGGTGGGATCTGGTAAATCGGCCTTCATCAATGCTGTTCGAGACCTCACGCTCACTGAGGGAGATGAGGCTGAAACGGGGGTCATTGAGACCACTTGGAAGCCCACCGCCTTCCCACACCCAGAAGTGCCGAATGTCTACATTTGGGACCTGCCAGGATTTGGGACTACAGAGCTGCCTATAGAGCTGTACCTAAAGCACCTGCACTTGGAGCGCTATGGCTTTTTTATTATTGTGGCCTCTGAGCGCTACAAGCACACCCACAGCTGCCTGGTGAAGGCCATCACCGAGCTGGGAAAGAAGTTCTTCTTAGTCCGGAATAAAATTGATTCTGACCTGGAAGCCAGCCAGAAGCAACGAGGCGCAGGCACCACTGATGCCGGGACGGTGCAGGAGAAGGTCCGGCAGAGCTACCTTGATGCTCTCAAGAAAGATGTCGTGGGAGAATCCCAGGTGTTTCTGGTTTCCAGCCTGGACCCCCACAAGTTTGATATGCCCCAGCTCCGTGGGGCCTTGGTTCAGCAGATCCCGGACCTGAAGAAGCAAGTGCTGCTGCGATCCATCCCAGCCATCATTTTCCAGGTGGTGCGATGGAAGAGGAAGAAGCTTGTGAAGGATGCTTGTGGAAAGGCCTTGCAGATCTGCTTGTATGCCATCGAGAAGCCCGGGCGGGAGGCCATTGACACAGTGGTTTCTACACTTTCTGATTATGCTGCTGGCTTTGGCCTGGATGAGAGTAGCCGAGAGGTtgtggcccatgccactggcaaaaGTCCGGAGGACCTACAATCTGAGATACGATGCCCCCTGGTGAAGGCCATCGACCCCACCCAAATCACAAAGCTGGTGTCCGCACCTGTGCCGATCGCTTCCCTGGTTTGGAACTACATGCCTTACTGGGGAAAAGCCAGCGGCTCTGCCGGAATATCTCTTGAGCTCACTTACAAACTGCTGAAGGATACCATCTGGGACATGGCCGAAGATGCAGAGAGAGTCTTGCGGAAAGCATATGACCTGTCCTAA